A window from Flavobacterium gyeonganense encodes these proteins:
- a CDS encoding peptidylprolyl isomerase, with protein MLLKKLQLKTIDYRLILTICFLLFFSSIISAQEVIKDVVAEKPADKASINKQKVDGIIATVGDYIVLDSDIDKGYLEITSQGGSVKDITRCQMLGKLLEDKLYAHQAIQDSIIVSDAEVKSMMDERLTYMMRQTGGDINKIVEFYKKSSVEEFKTYFADILKEQKLSSEMQKKIVDAVEITPEEVRNFFKKIPKDELPTFGAEMEVAQIVVEPKVSKEDKQKVIDRLNSIRKDVLEGSSFATKAVLYSQDPGSSPNGGYYKMTRKTPFVKEFKDVAFSLGEGEISEPFETQYGYHIIMVDKIKGQEVELRHILISPTVSETALKEAKERITNIRNKIVNKEISFADAARNDSDQKETRANGGTLVNPNTQDTRFELTKMDAALYSQVSNLKDDEVSQPILDTDDKGKKTYKLITVTNRIDEHVADYAKDYTKIKELALKEKQINAIAKWFDTKIKDTYIKIIGEYRDCTFTNNWLKK; from the coding sequence ATGTTATTAAAAAAATTACAGCTAAAAACTATTGATTACAGGTTAATACTGACAATATGTTTTTTACTTTTTTTCAGCTCGATTATTTCTGCTCAGGAAGTTATTAAGGATGTTGTAGCTGAGAAACCGGCTGATAAAGCTTCAATCAATAAACAAAAGGTGGATGGTATTATTGCCACGGTTGGGGATTATATTGTTTTAGACTCAGATATTGATAAAGGGTATCTTGAAATTACTTCTCAGGGCGGTTCGGTAAAGGATATTACCAGATGTCAGATGTTAGGGAAGCTTTTGGAAGATAAATTGTATGCACATCAGGCAATTCAGGACAGTATTATTGTTAGTGATGCCGAAGTAAAAAGCATGATGGATGAAAGGCTTACTTACATGATGAGACAGACTGGTGGGGATATAAATAAAATTGTAGAATTTTACAAAAAGAGTTCGGTTGAGGAATTTAAAACATATTTTGCAGATATATTAAAAGAGCAAAAACTATCTTCTGAAATGCAGAAAAAGATTGTTGATGCAGTTGAAATAACGCCAGAAGAGGTTCGTAATTTCTTTAAAAAGATACCAAAAGATGAATTGCCTACTTTTGGAGCTGAAATGGAAGTAGCCCAAATAGTGGTAGAACCTAAAGTTTCAAAAGAAGACAAACAAAAAGTGATTGACAGATTGAATTCTATTCGAAAAGATGTTTTAGAAGGTTCAAGTTTTGCCACAAAAGCAGTTTTGTATTCTCAGGATCCAGGGTCTTCACCTAATGGAGGTTATTATAAAATGACCAGAAAAACTCCTTTTGTGAAAGAATTTAAAGATGTTGCTTTTAGCCTTGGAGAAGGCGAGATTTCAGAACCTTTTGAAACACAATATGGATACCATATTATAATGGTTGATAAAATAAAAGGGCAAGAAGTAGAATTGCGTCATATTTTAATTTCGCCAACAGTTTCAGAAACAGCTTTAAAAGAAGCAAAAGAAAGAATTACAAACATCAGAAATAAGATTGTAAATAAAGAAATTTCTTTTGCAGATGCTGCCAGAAATGATTCTGATCAAAAAGAAACAAGAGCAAATGGGGGTACTTTGGTTAATCCGAATACTCAGGATACACGTTTTGAACTGACTAAAATGGATGCAGCTTTATACAGTCAGGTTTCAAATTTAAAAGATGATGAAGTTTCTCAGCCAATTTTGGATACAGATGATAAAGGGAAAAAAACATATAAATTGATTACTGTAACAAATAGAATCGATGAGCATGTAGCAGATTATGCAAAAGATTATACTAAAATCAAAGAGTTAGCATTAAAAGAAAAACAAATCAATGCCATTGCAAAATGGTTTGATACAAAAATCAAAGACACCTATATTAAGATTATTGGCGAATACAGAGATTGTACCTTTACTAATAATTGGTTGAAAAAATAA